The following proteins come from a genomic window of Coffea arabica cultivar ET-39 chromosome 11c, Coffea Arabica ET-39 HiFi, whole genome shotgun sequence:
- the LOC113716038 gene encoding uncharacterized protein — protein MVRVATIHPQIDFGISIISQLVAMVEELTEVMKKFALSNEECSITNLDVGDSSLSKKECLLSLMGKVRSERVANFTGVKNFVSNAWGYPKDLKVTKLGPNLFQFIIPDEEDQDRVVSGDPWVMDNQLLILEKWYEGIEDDQNAFISPMWVQMWNLPIHWISKEVGKKIYIPWSEGDHYSSNWRQRRKTP, from the coding sequence ATGGTGCGAGTAGCTACTATTCATCCTCAGATAGATTTTGGGATTTCGATTATATCTCAGCTCGTTGCTATGGTTGAAGAGCTGACTGAAGTAATGAAAAAGTTTGCTTTAAGTAATGAAGAGTGTAGTATCACAAATTTGGATGTAGGAGACTCTAGCCTAAGCAAAAAAGAGTGCTTGTTAAGTCTGATGGGGAAAGTTAGGAGTGAAAGGGTAGCCAATTTCACGGGAGTTAAAAACTTTGTCAGTAATGCTTGGGGCTATCCGAAGGATCTAAAAGTGACAAAGCTGGGACCTAACTTGTTCCAGTTCATAATCCCAGATGAGGAAGATCAGGATAGAGTTGTCAGTGGGGATCCATGGGTTATGGATAACCAACTGCTAATCCTAGAAAAATGGTATGAAGGAATTGAGGATGATCAGAATGCCTTCATAAGTCCTATGTGGGTGCAAATGTGGAATCTACCAATCCATTGGATATCAAAAGAAGTGGGAAAAAAGATCTATATTCCATGGAGTGAGGGAGACCATTATTCCTCAAACTGGAGACAAAGAAGGAAGACACCTTAA
- the LOC113717127 gene encoding disease resistance protein RPM1-like isoform X2 produces the protein MAESVVGFLIKQLSTLLSQEITLLGGLKSDVQFIKDELGSIKTFLKEAEAKEDNDSQLQEWLKQVREVAYDTEDVLDDFTFHFARRYKDGFCGKVGKIYNSIKNLKARHQISLEIKDIKGRVGEISARHQRYQSLYGTQERGFSTSRQVNADFDIRAQSLFIEEARLVGIDKPKAELISKILDDHSQLKVVSVVGMGGLGKTTLVKKVYDDAAMKKQFQSHAWITVSQNFQFSDIIKNLIQQLYNEIRQPVPPEVESMDDIMQSEFVKDFLRERRYILVLDDVWSIDAWEAIKCVLPDCNTASRVALTTRIADVASASCLGSLNFVYKMEPLSDKESWTLFCNRTFQSNDCPPNLEEVAKKILKKCEGLPLAIVAIGGVLALKDKENTDEWEMILHGFGGEADGSGKLDRIKRVLLLSYNDLPHYLKSCLLYLSIYPEDYLIEVDDILLKWIALGFVEEKEGITSTDIAVRCMKELINRSIIQVKSKLNDGRLDACSLHDFVREIIVSKSKEQSFTTVATRYYARWPEKFRHLAIHNFTDNPQEFSGLKCLRSVAIFGYEDPLTTTFLSEFLHGDPKLLKVLDLHGAELDNIPKQVFKLFHLRRIW, from the coding sequence ATGGCAGAGAGTGTTGTAGGTTTTTTGATTAAACAGCTCTCAACCCTGCTTTCCCAAGAGATCACACTTTTGGGGGGGCTTAAATCAGATGTTCAATTCATCAAAGATGAACTCGGGAGCATAAAGACTTTCCTCAAAGAAGCTGAAGCAAAGGAAGACAATGATTCTCAACTCCAAGAATGGCTAAAGCAGGTTCGAGAAGTTGCTTATGATACAGAGGATGTTCTCGATGATTTTACCTTCCACTTTGCTCGTCGCTACAAGGATGGATTCTGTGGTAAGGTTGGAAAGATCTATAACTCAATAAAGAATCTAAAAGCTCGCCATCAAATTTCTTTGGAGATAAAAGACATCAAGGGCAGAGTTGGAGAGATTTCAGCAAGGCATCAGAGGTACCAGTCCCTATATGGTACTCAAGAAAGAGGCTTCAGCACTTCTCGTCAGGTGAATGCTGATTTTGATATTCGTGCTCAATCACTCTTCATTGAAGAAGCTCGACTTGTTGGGATTGATAAGCCAAAAGCAGAGCTCATCTCAAAAATCCTTGATGACCATTCCCAATTGAAAGTAGTTTCGGTTGTGGGAATGGGGGGACTCGGGAAGACTACCTTGGTGAAAAAAGTCTATGATGACGCTGCAATGAAGAAACAATTTCAGAGCCATGCCTGGATAACtgtttctcaaaattttcagtTCAGTGACATCATCAAGAACCTGATCCAACAGTTGTACAACGAAATCAGACAGCCGGTCCCTCCCGAAGTGGAATCCATGGATGATATTATGCAGAGTGAATTTGTCAAAGACTTCCTCCGAGAAAGAAGGTACATCCTTGTCCTTGATGATGTGTGGAGTATAGATGCCTGGGAAGCTATCAAATGTGTATTGCCTGACTGCAATACTGCTAGTCGTGTTGCATTGACAACACGAATAGCTGATGTAGCTTCTGCGTCCTGTTTAGGATCTCTCAACTTCGTCTATAAGATGGAGCCTCTTTCTGATAAAGAGTCTTGGACTCTGTTTTGCAATAGAACATTTCAGAGCAATGACTGTCCTCCAAATCTAGAAGAAGTTGCTAAAAAAATACTGAAAAAATGTGAGGGCCTACCGCTTGCAATTGTTGCAATAGGTGGTGTTTTGGCTCTGAAGGACAAGGAAAACACAGATGAATGGGAGATGATTCTTCATGGTTTTGGTGGCGAGGCAGATGGCAGTGGTAAGCTTGACAGAATCAAAAGGGTACTCTTACTTAGCTACAATGATTTGCCTCACTATCTTAAAAGCTGCCTATTGTATCTAAGCATCTACCCTGAAGATTATCTAATTGAAGTGGATGATATACTTCTGAAATGGATTGCACTAGGATTTGTAGAGGAGAAAGAAGGGATAACATCCACCGACATTGCTGTGAGATGTATGAAAGAACTCATCAACAGAAGCATAATCCAAGTTAAATCCAAATTGAACGATGGTAGATTGGATGCATGTAGTCTTCACGATTTTGTGCGTGAAATCATTGTTTCAAAATCTAAAGAGCAGAGTTTCACGACTGTAGCCACCAGATATTACGCAAGATGGCCTGAAAAATTTCGACACCTAGCAATCCACAACTTCACCGATAATCCACAAGAATTTAGTGGATTAAAGTGTCTTCGGTCTGTGGCAATATTTGGGTATGAAGATCCTCTCACAACTACATTTTTATCCGAGTTCTTACATGGTGATCCCAAGTTGCTAAAGGTGTTGGATTTGCATGGAGCTGAATTGGACAACATCCCAAAGCAAGTCTTCAAACTATTTCATCTCAG